In the genome of Massilia sp. UMI-21, the window ACAGGGCGAACCAGCGGCGCGTCAGTGCCAGGGCCTCGCCGGACTGCGCCTTCGGATCGCCCTGCATGCAGGCGCGAATCTGCATGGCCAGCACGATCCACTCGTCGCAATGCGAGGCTTCGTGGCGGCGCATGCGCTCGATCGTGGCCGGCGGCAGGTAGCGCGCATAGATGGCGAAGCGCAGTTCGGCGATCGCATCGCGCATGTAGGCCAGCAGCGCAGGGCTCAAGCCCATTTGCTGTTGCGCCTCGGGGTCCTGCCCGGTCATGGCGGTCAGGCGCAGGATGAAGGCGGGGTCGCCGCCGCTGTCGCGTTCCACGCAGCCCAGCCAGCGCTCGGCGAAGGCCTTGGCTTCGCGCGCATCCGGGGCCACGCCCCGATCGATCAGCGATTGTGCCTGCTTCACCAGTTCCTGCCATTCGGCCTGCGCCGCGCGGTTCTGGTACAGCGGCAGCCGCGCCAGTTCTTCCTTCGAAAAGTATTTTTCGTACATGGTCATCTGCTCCAGGGTAGTCAGCCAGATGGACAGGTCCGTGTCTTCGCCGGCGGCCAGGCGCGTGCGCAGGCGCTGCAGCTGTTCGCGCATGTGCTGCGCCTGCGCGATCTGCCGGTCGAGGCTGGATAACTGGCGCTCGACCACGGCCAGCGGCGAAGCCTGCGGGCTGTCCAGGTAAACCCCGATGTCGGCCAGCGCCATGCCGAACGCGCGCAGGGCCTGGATCTGCTGCAGGCGCGCCACGTCGTCACGGTCATAGAGCCGGTAGCCGGCATCGGAACGCGCAGAAGGCGAGAGCAGGCCGATGCTGTCGTAATGGTGCAGCGTACGAACCGTCAGTCCGGCGCGCGCCGCGAGTTCTCCCACTTTCAACATTCCTGTTTCTCCCAATTCCTCATGCGTGCCGCTACTCTGGAGCCTCACGCTGCGTGAGGGTCAAGCATCATCGCATGTCGGGAATGAAAAATGCCGCCCGGGGCACCGGACGGCATTGCAGAAAGGGCGGAACGCGCGATCAGTGCTTGCGACGGCGCACCAGCGCCAGGCCGGCCGCGGCCAGGCCGAGCAGGGCGACCGAACCCGGTTCCGGCACGTTGGCGGCGGTGGCCGGCGTCTGGACGCCGCCTTCGGCGCCCAGCAGTTTCCAGCTGCCGCCAGCGGCGCGCGCTTCGAGTTCGACTTCGCCGTAGACGCTGCCTTCGAAGAACAGGAATTCGATCGCGTGCTTGCCGGCCGCCAGGTAGGTCGAGCCTGTCCGGTATTGGACCGGATGGTAGGCATTGTCCGAGTACAGCACGGTGTTGCCGATCTTGAGCTGGACGCCGTCGTCGGCGTAGCTGCGGAATTCGTAGACGCCGGCGGTGGCGATGTCGAGCCAGCCGATGGCCGACAAGCCGAAATTGTCGAGCACGCCGCCCGGGAAGGCCGCGTCGCCGCTGTAGTAGCCCGCGTTGCCGTGGTCGGAGTAGTTGATGACCGAGGCAATGCCGGCGTAATCCGCGGTGCGGCTCGCCATGGCGCTGTTGCCGGCGTTGGTATAGACATGGACGAGCAGGCCGGCGCTGGCGGGCAGGGCGGCGGCGAGGAGGGTGGTGGCCAGCAGGCCAGTGATGAACATGCGCTTCATAAGATTCCCTAATAAATGCTTGATGTAGGAAAGTTTTTCTTATAAAGCAACGAGCGTGCCAACAATTAGCGGGTGGGCTAAGCGATTGATTTGACGTAAAGAAAAAAATTTAAGGAAAAATGTTGCGAATATGCATGTAAAAATGGGCGTCACCCCACCCATGGGGGGGATGCGCGGGCCGGCGCCCATCCGCCTGCCCGCGCCGCGTCTTACCAGGCCATCTTGTTCCATGTGTTGTCACCCACCACGCCGTCGGCGCCCAGTCCGTTGGCGCTCTGGAAGTTCTTCACCGCGGTCGCCGTGGCCGGGCCGAAGGCGCCGTCGACCGTAATGCCGGCGCCGCTCTCGTTGAGCTGGCTCTGCACCGCGCGCACCTTGGCGCCCGAGTCGCCCTGCTGGGTGAGAATGGTCAGCGCCGGCCAGGTGGCGTTGCCGACCACGCCATCCGCGCCCAGGCCGTGCGAGGACTGGAAGTTCTTCACCGCGTTCTGGGTCGTGGTGTCGAAGCTGCCGGTGACGCTGAGCGTGTAGCCCCATTGCTGCAGCAGGTACTGGATGGTGAGCACGCGTTCACCGGTGTTGCCGTACTGGACCAGCGGCCAGGTGGCGCTGCCGCCGCCGCCGGCGGTGCTGCCGGCCACCAGCGACTTGTAGCGCGGCCAGTCCCAGCCCGAACCCGGGTCGGTGTGGCTCTGGCTGGCGAAGTTGACGTGGCCCTTGACGTTGTACAGCGAATCCGCCGGCACCGCGTTCCAGCCGCCGCTGCCGTCGAAGACTTTCTGCGCCAGGGCGCGCGAAGTCAGGATGTCCTTGGTCAGCGCCGCCGAGGCGTTGTACATGGCGGTGGTGTACCAGGCCGAGGGGTTGGCGATGTAGCCCTCGTGCTCGATGCCGATGGTGTAGCCGTTCGAGTTGCCGACGTGCCAGGCCTTGTCGGCCTCGCGCACCATCTGCGTCACCTGACCATCCGAGGAGCGGATCACGTAGTGGGCGCTGACGCCGGCGCTGCAGTTCTGGAACCAGGAGATCGAGCCCGCGTACGAGCCTTGCGTGGTATGCACCGTGACATGGCTGACGGCGGCGGTGCGGGCGGAATAGTTGCAGCTGGCGGCCGGGTTCCAGGTGGCCGGCGGGTAGTCGGTCGAGGCAAGCGCCGGCTGGGCCGACGCGACGAAACACAGGCCTGCGAGTAGGCACCGCATTGTGGTTTTCATGAGATTGTCTCCGTATTCTGCGCGTTTTTATTTGTTTGGGGTATCGACGAAATCCGGCGCCGAAATCTTCGGATCGGCGGTGCCGGTCTCGACCGTGATGCGGCGACCGGACAGCTTGCGCAGCCGCTCCTTGCCGTACACCTTTTCCATCTCGACGTGCTTCTGGTCGATCTCGAACATGCTGCCCCTGCGGCCCTGGC includes:
- a CDS encoding MerR family transcriptional regulator, which produces MLKVGELAARAGLTVRTLHHYDSIGLLSPSARSDAGYRLYDRDDVARLQQIQALRAFGMALADIGVYLDSPQASPLAVVERQLSSLDRQIAQAQHMREQLQRLRTRLAAGEDTDLSIWLTTLEQMTMYEKYFSKEELARLPLYQNRAAQAEWQELVKQAQSLIDRGVAPDAREAKAFAERWLGCVERDSGGDPAFILRLTAMTGQDPEAQQQMGLSPALLAYMRDAIAELRFAIYARYLPPATIERMRRHEASHCDEWIVLAMQIRACMQGDPKAQSGEALALTRRWFALFHDMVGDDPEVVAQFRRAGSLEPMLHLGTGIGDDVIAFLRQAMARMHAPAAQP
- a CDS encoding PEP-CTERM sorting domain-containing protein — encoded protein: MKRMFITGLLATTLLAAALPASAGLLVHVYTNAGNSAMASRTADYAGIASVINYSDHGNAGYYSGDAAFPGGVLDNFGLSAIGWLDIATAGVYEFRSYADDGVQLKIGNTVLYSDNAYHPVQYRTGSTYLAAGKHAIEFLFFEGSVYGEVELEARAAGGSWKLLGAEGGVQTPATAANVPEPGSVALLGLAAAGLALVRRRKH
- a CDS encoding N-acetylmuramoyl-L-alanine amidase, with the protein product MKTTMRCLLAGLCFVASAQPALASTDYPPATWNPAASCNYSARTAAVSHVTVHTTQGSYAGSISWFQNCSAGVSAHYVIRSSDGQVTQMVREADKAWHVGNSNGYTIGIEHEGYIANPSAWYTTAMYNASAALTKDILTSRALAQKVFDGSGGWNAVPADSLYNVKGHVNFASQSHTDPGSGWDWPRYKSLVAGSTAGGGGSATWPLVQYGNTGERVLTIQYLLQQWGYTLSVTGSFDTTTQNAVKNFQSSHGLGADGVVGNATWPALTILTQQGDSGAKVRAVQSQLNESGAGITVDGAFGPATATAVKNFQSANGLGADGVVGDNTWNKMAW